A stretch of Miscanthus floridulus cultivar M001 chromosome 13, ASM1932011v1, whole genome shotgun sequence DNA encodes these proteins:
- the LOC136500250 gene encoding uncharacterized protein, with protein sequence MDNNDEDRQNSSENSFNEMVTAALAGGYAYMYMLQVPPQGNHVISVPELTRRQWVDKLLSDAGAMDGTHIDVIVDQGVHDNHINSKGKPTQNMVVVYDFDMRFTYIGVGTEGLAHDMRVKRKAEDDASFPRPPSGRYYLVDSDYALCPRYLTPYPNKRY encoded by the exons ATGGACAACAACGACGAGGACAGACAAAATTCAAGTGAAAACAGTTTCAACGAGATGGTTACTGCAGCTCTGGCTGGAGGCTATGCATATATGTACATGCTGCAGGTACCACCACAAGGTAACCATGTTATCTCTGTGCCTGAGCTTACCAGAAGACAGTGGGTAGATAAGCTATTGTCAGATGCTG GCGCCATGGATGGCACTCACATTGATGTGATAGTTGATCAAGGAGTCCATGATAACCACATCAATAGCAAAGGGAAGCCAACCCAAAATATGGTTGTGGTCTATGACTTTGACATGAGGTTCACGTATATCGGGGTGGGGACAGAGGGTTTAGCTCATGATATGCGGGTGAAAAGAAAGGCAGAAGACGATGCCTCTTTCCCACGTCCACCATCAG GCCGCTATTACTTGGTGGACTCCGATTATGCACTTTGCCCCAGGTATCTGACGCCGTATCCAAATAAGAGGTACTAG